In Victivallis sp. Marseille-Q1083, the genomic stretch GCGCAGATTGACCTTGCTCCACCATTGTTCGAGGAACCGGGTGATTGCAGTGCAGAGTTGTTCGACCAGCGGATTGGCGGCGATGAAAAAATTCAGGAAAAACAACGCCAGACCCAGCGGCAGAACCCAGAAACAGAAAACGCGCAGAAATTGACGCAGCCACCGGCGATCCCTGCGGTTCAAGCGATTGTCTAGATCGATTACCCAATTGAACCAGCCGGTGGTGCCAAAGACAAGATAGCGGCGCAGCAAAACCGGAAGAGAGAGGTCAGCCGTCTTCAGTCCTTTGACGCCGAAACGATAGAGAAGCAGTCCGAGGCTTGCCAGCAGGATGTTGAGCGCATTGGGCTGAAATACGATCGACAGGCCGTTGATGAGCAACAAGCCGGCGCCGAACCAGACCGGAAATTGTCGAAATGATTGTCGGCTGCGGGGCAGGACGATGACGCCGAGCAGCAGGAGATAGCCGCCGAGCGTCCAGCCGATCGGCCAGTCGAAAAACAGGTAGTCCGCCAGCATGACCAGGCCGATGAGAACGGGCAGGAAAAAATTGGCGGGCAGCAGCAAATCGTCAGATGGATTCATCATAAAAACGAAAACCTTCCATTGCTTGCAGTTTCACTCTATCGGAATAAGACGGAAAAGAGAGGTGTTTTTGTAACGGCAATGACGAATAAGTGATGGATTTTCTGGCAATCCGGCCGGCGAATGGTAAAGTATTGTCCGCGGAGAAGAAGTTTTCAATTCTTAAAAGCGCGCAGGAGAAATCATGGAAAAGCTGGAATTGACCGGCCGGCCGCGGGAAAAACGGCGCGGCTTGCTGTTGAATATTACCGGTGACGGCAAAGGAAAAAGCACGGCGGCTTTCGGGACGCTGTTCCGGGCGTTGGGTTACGGCTGGCAGGCGGCGGTGGTCCAGTTCATCAAGGACGGACGGCCGACCGGGGAGGCGGCCATGGCGGCGCGGTTGCCGGAACAACTGCGCTGGCACCGGTGCGGAGGCGGTTTTTCGTTCCGTCCGGGCGCCGATGCGGCGGCCGACCGGCAACTGGCGTTCGACGGCTGGCGGCTGGCGCAATCCTATCTGGCCGGCGGCGATGTCGATCTGCTGATTCTGGATGAACTGAATATCGCCCTGCAGTTGAATTGGCTTGACTTGGCGGCAGTCGTTGATGCGCTGCAGCGGCGGCCGGCCTGGCTGCATGTCATCGTCACCGGCCGCAACGCTCCGGCCGCCCTGTTGGATATTTCCGATCTGGTATCGGAAATCAAGGATGTCAGGCATCCCTATGCGAAGGGGATCGCCGCCCAGCCCGGCATCGATTTCTGATTCGAATCGTCCGGAAAGGTTCCGCGTTTCGGCCGGCCGCCCGGAAAAATCGTTTTTTTTCGGTTGGCGGCCAACTTTTTGACCGGCGGCGGCATCTAATACCTGCGAACGACCAATCAAGCGAAAAGCGAAACGACCAAGAAGGATGTATGTCACCGATGCACCATGGAATGACGGCCGGCCGGGATGAGCTGGCCGAATATTTGCGGGAGAACCGCGCGCGTTTTTACCGGATCGCCTACAGTTACGTCCGGCAGCCGGAGGATGCGCTGGATATCGTCCAGAATGCGATTGTCCGGGCGGTTGCCCGATACGGTTCGCTGCGGGAGAAGCGGTATCTGGGCAGTTGGTTCTACCGGATTTTGATCAACGAGAGTCTGGGGCAGTTGCGCCGTCGGCGGCGCTGCCGGGAAACGGTTGACATCGACGGCATCGAGCTGCCGGACCGTCACGCGCCGCCGCCGGACGACGACTTCGGGGCGCTGGTCCGCTCCCTGGCTCCGGAAACGCAGACGATCGTGTACCTGCGCTATTATGAAAATTTGAAATTCCCTGAAATCGCCCGGCTGACCGGTTGGAATGTCAATACCGTCAAGACCAGGCTTTACCAGGCTTTGAAACAGCTTCGCACACAATGGAAACAGGAGAATCAGAGATGAAACGTCGTCAAGCTTCCCGCCGGGCCTATCAGGCTGTCGAAATACCGCCGGAACTGGAATCCGTCGTCGAACGGGCATTGCGGCAGGGGCGGACATGCCGCCGTTGGCGTGTGCGCCCGCTGTGGAGTGCCGCCGCCATGTTGCTGCTCGGTTTTATCGCGCTGCTGAATGTCAGCCGCGCCTTTGCCGAGCTGGTCGGCGAGGTTCCGCTGCTGGGACCGCTGGCGCGGCTCTGCACAATTCGCGAATACAGCCGGTCCAACGGCGACGACGAGGTCAACGTGCGGATTCCGGCTTTGGCCGGCACCGGCAATCCGGTCCTGGAAGAACGGATCAACGCTGAAATTTTACAGCGGATGAACGACCAGGTGGCGGCGGCCGAGCGGCGTGCCAGGGAAGCGCGGGAAGCCCGGATTGCCACCGGCGGCGACCCGAACGAGGTGATTCCGGTTTTCATCGACATTGATTATGAACTGAAGTACACTTCCGCCGAACGGATTTCATTTGTGGTGACCAAGACTGAGACGTTGGCCAACGCTTATTCCGAGCAGTATTTCTACAATCTGGCGCTGCCGGACGGTCGGGATTTGCAGTTGTCGGACCTGCTTGGGCCGGATTTCAAACGGATTGTCGACACCGAGGTGGAACGCCAGATCGCCGAACGCGGCAAAGACCCCGATGTCGTCTTTTTCGAGGGGGAAAATGGTTTCCGGGGAATCGATGACCGGCAGAAATTCTTTATCGATGCCGACGGACAAGTGGTGGTGGTATTCGCCAAATATGAGATTGCGCCCGGCAGCATGGGCATCCAGACCTTCAAGATTCCGGCGCC encodes the following:
- the cobO gene encoding cob(I)yrinic acid a,c-diamide adenosyltransferase; protein product: MEKLELTGRPREKRRGLLLNITGDGKGKSTAAFGTLFRALGYGWQAAVVQFIKDGRPTGEAAMAARLPEQLRWHRCGGGFSFRPGADAAADRQLAFDGWRLAQSYLAGGDVDLLILDELNIALQLNWLDLAAVVDALQRRPAWLHVIVTGRNAPAALLDISDLVSEIKDVRHPYAKGIAAQPGIDF
- a CDS encoding RNA polymerase sigma factor, with translation MSPMHHGMTAGRDELAEYLRENRARFYRIAYSYVRQPEDALDIVQNAIVRAVARYGSLREKRYLGSWFYRILINESLGQLRRRRRCRETVDIDGIELPDRHAPPPDDDFGALVRSLAPETQTIVYLRYYENLKFPEIARLTGWNVNTVKTRLYQALKQLRTQWKQENQR
- a CDS encoding RsiV family protein, which translates into the protein MKRRQASRRAYQAVEIPPELESVVERALRQGRTCRRWRVRPLWSAAAMLLLGFIALLNVSRAFAELVGEVPLLGPLARLCTIREYSRSNGDDEVNVRIPALAGTGNPVLEERINAEILQRMNDQVAAAERRAREAREARIATGGDPNEVIPVFIDIDYELKYTSAERISFVVTKTETLANAYSEQYFYNLALPDGRDLQLSDLLGPDFKRIVDTEVERQIAERGKDPDVVFFEGENGFRGIDDRQKFFIDADGQVVVVFAKYEIAPGSMGIQTFKIPAPLSGNSSGR